The sequence below is a genomic window from Flagellimonas marinaquae.
GTACATTTTGGCAACACGGTACGGTGTTCCGGAAAGACTGTCGTCGGTCAGATCCAGCCCTAACTCTTCCATTATCTGTTTAAAATGTGCTTGGATGTTTTTTATTTTTTCCTCATCACTTTTGATAAAAGCATCATCTCGTAAAGGAGTTTCTACAGAAGAGGATCGGTGCATGTCGCCAATTTCCTCTATAAGCGCTGTTTTATTTTTTTTCATATACCTATTTTGATAGGGAAAGTATGCTCACATTAAAATAACGCAACACAGTCGCAAAAATAGGTAATTACAATTTAAATGCAACATAATCGCAATAATATATTTCCCATTTTCATTATTGGTACGTCGGGTTACCAACTATTTTCTGCCATTTAACCCCATAAACCTGCACTCCTGTACTTTTACTATACAGAGCAGGGTGATTTTCATTGCTTTGTATCAAGTTATTCATCAATCAAAAAACGAACAAATGAGAAAAGGAGTAATTGTAAAACTTGTATTGGTATTGATTTTCACTAGCTGTGCATCAAAAAAGACCAATGAACCCATTGTGAAAGATTACCAAATGGGAGAAAAATGGACTTGGAAATGGGAACGAAAAGTAGATGGTGAAGTTCGGGCAGAAGGCGAGGATGTACAAGAAGTTGTTAAATACAAGAGTACTTTGGGGCTTTGGAACGGAACGGATACCCTTCAAATTCCAACTGAAATAAATAAAAACCAGAGCAGTACACCATTTAGGAGTTGGCCTTTGCAAGTAGGAAAAAAGTGGAAGTATGTTTCGGAATGGGCGAACAACGAGGGAACCACCGGAAAGACCAGTCAGGATGTTGAAGTTGTTTCTTTTGAAGAACTGAATGTAGAAGCAGGGAAATTCGAGGCCTATAAAATTGAATATAAAGGGATTGTGACAAATTCAAGAGGTTTTAAGGGTGAGATGACCGATATTTGGTGGTATGCCCCAGCATTGAAAACATACATCAAACATATAAATGATGATGGTTATGGTTTGTATACCAATGAATTGACCAGTTATTCAAAAGCCGGGGAGTAATATTTTTTTTAGGATAAAGTACATTTCAAATACGAGCATTGGAAAATAAAGACACACATATGGGATTATCACTTTATTGGAAATGCCAACTTATAGGTTGGGGCGTGGTATCCTTGTTGTGGCTTTATATTGCACTGGACAGAGACCAATTTACCGTTTCCCATGCCATGATCAACTATGTGCTCGATGTTTCCATCTGCATTGGGCTTACCCACGCATATAGGATCATAGCATTGCATTTTAAATGGTATCAAATGGGCATTAGACCATTGTTGAAAAAGCTCATACCATCCATATTCGTTTTGGCCGTTTTGTTTATGCAGCTCATGAATTTAAAAACATCGGCATATATCTATTTGGTCAATGAGGTAAATGTCTTTGTGGAAAATATCTTGGTTTGGAACCCAGTTTTGATCACAGGTTTGAGGCATATGGCAATTTGGGTACTGGCCTATCACGCGTATCATTTTTATATGAGAGAAGTAAATACGACAAAAGTAAATGCCCAACTTACCATCAAAGCAAAGCAAACTCAGTTGGATAATTTATCGGCGCAGCTCAATCCTCATTTCTTGTTCAATTCTTTGAACTCGATCAAGGCGCTGGTTGTTGAGAACCCGACTGGAGCAAGAAGGGCCATCGATTTGTTGTCCGATCTATTGCGTACATCGCTCTACGATAAGGAGCACTTGACCATTTCCATAGCCGAAGAAATGGCTTTGGTAAACGATTATGTGGAGTTGGAAAAGCTTCGGTTTGAAGAACGATTGACCATTAATATGAACCTTGACAAATCCCTCGATAAAGTAAAAATTCCACCTTTGAGTATCCAACTATTGGTGGAGAACGCCATAAAGCATGGGGTGGACAAACAAATACAAGGAGGTACGGTAGATATTTCAGTTCAAAAAAAGGAGGGTTATGTCGTGGTTCAGGTAAAGAATCCTGGGGTCTTCTTAAAAGGAGAAGATGCGGGAGTAGGGCTTAAAAATCTAAGTGAACGCCTTTTGTTGCAATATGATGGTCTAGCGAAGATCGAGATTGAAACCCCTTCGGAAAATGTGGTTCTGGCCACTTTACTAATTCCAATTGAAAAATAATGGGCAACTATAGAACATTGATCATAGATGATGAACGCTTGGCTCGTGAAGAGGTACGAAGAGCACTGGAACACTATCCGGAATTTACCATAATTGGGGAGGCAAACAATGTGGAAGTAGCCAAAGTATTGGTGGAAAAGGAACAGCCGGACCTCATTTTTTTGGACATCCACATGCCCGGAAAATCAGGTTTTGATTTATTGGAGGAGTTGGGAACTGTCCCAGAAGTGGTGTTCACGACTGCCTATGATCAATATGCGGTTCAGGCCTTTGAAGTAAATGCACTGGATTATTTGGTAAAACCGCTTCGGGAAGAACGTTTTGCCAAAACCATCGAAAAAGTAAAGCTTGAGTTTAAAAAGCAGGAAGAAGAGCAGAAGGTACCCTTGGCGAGCCATCAAAAAATCTTTATTAAAGATGGCGAAAAGGTGTACTTTATTGCATTGGCGGAGGTTAGTTTAATCGAGTCCATGGACAACTATGCGCGGCTATATTTTGGTGATGAAAAACCTATGATCAAACGCTCGTTGAACCAATTGGAGAAGAGATTGGACCCCGATATTTTTTTTAGGGCAAATAGAAGTCAGATCATCAACACCGAGTACATTAAGGAAATTCAGCCCTATTTTAATCACAAACTACGACTTGTATTGACCACGGGGGAAATTGTTGATCTATCGAGTAGGCAATCCGTAAGCTTCAAAAAACGAAATAGTTTGTAGCCATTTACAAACAATTACATTCAAAAACGAACAAAAAAAGCATACAGCAGTAGGACATCTATGTCCCAATCCTAACATCAATCAAAATGAAAAAATCAATCAGTTTAATAGCTTTTGGTATTGCAATAGTCCTTGTTTTTTTCGCTTCTTGCAAGGAGCAAAATCAAGTTCGGCCCCCTAGAATCATTACCGAAAATAATTTATCCTATCTGGTTCAGGATAGTATTTTGATCCCAACAGCCGATGGCGCAAATATCCACGCAGTCATCGTTCGAAATTCCGAATTGGAGGAGCCAGCCCCAACTATTTTGTTCCACACCATTTATGCCCGTAAAAATGACCTGGACAGGGCAAAGATGGCGGCCGACCATGGGTATATAGGTGTGGTTTCGTACACCCGAGGCAAAGGATTGAGCCCGGATTCGATTGTACCCTATAAATATGAGGCAAAAGATGCGTATGAAGTAATCGACTGGATCAGCAAACAGGATTGGAGCAATCAAAAGGTGGGGATGTACGGTGGAAGTTACGTCGGGTTTACCCAATGGGCCGCGGTAAAGCACAAGGTGCATCCAGCGCTTAAAACTATTGTGCCCTCCGTTTCGGCAGCACCCGGTATAGCCGAACCTATGGAGAATGGCATTCATTGGAACTTTCATTATCCTTGGAACCATTATGTGTCCAACAACAAGTATTTGGACACCACATTGTATAACAATTGGCAACGTTGGAACAATTTGAACATGAAATGGTTTGAAACCGGCGTAGCTTACAAAGCAATGGATAGCTTGGATGGATTGCCCAATCCACAGTTTCGAGAGCGCTTATTACACCCAACATATGATGATTATTGGCAAAACATGATGCCCTACAAAGAAGAATTTGCCCATATCAATATTCCTGTTTTGGCCACGACTGGATATTATGATGGGGGGCAAGTGGGAACACAGTATTATTTAAAAGAACATACCAAATTCAATACAAATGCAGCACATTATCTAGTGATTGGACCCTACACCCATTTTGGGGCCCAGGAGAAACCTAATAGTCATATTATGGGATACGATATTGATCCAGTGGCCCAAATTGATATCACAAGCTTGATCTTTGAGTGGTTTGATCATATTTTAAAAGGAAAAGCCAAACCAGCATTGTTACAGGATAAAATCAATTATCAGGTAATGGGAGCGAACAAATGGGGTCATGCCCCTTCTTTGCAGGCCATGGCAACTGATACTTTAAAGTATTATGTGGGCAATGGGCGTTCGGGTGTAACTTTCGCATCTTTGTTTGGAACGGGAAACAATGACAAGGATGAACATTACACTCTCTCCCAGCAACCCTTGGATTCCAGCGAATATTTGGAACAGGTCATAGATTTCACAGACCGTAGCAATCGAACTTGGAATTCGAGTGGATGGCGGGCAATTGTTGCGGATAGCCTTATGGTTGGCGGTGGTTTTTCTTTTATCACCCAACCTTTTGAATCCGATGTTGAATTGAACGGATCCTTTGGTGGCGAAATTTCGGTGTCCATTAACAAAAAAGATTTTGATTATACGGTAGTCTTGTTTGAACAGACCCCAGATGGTAAATTCTTTGCCTTGACCTTGCCCTATAAGGCTAGAGCCAGTTTTGCGCATAGTCTTGAGAAACGGCAGTTGTTGATACCCAACAAGAAAACAAAACTTCCTTTTGGCATTGTGCGGATCACCAGTAAAAAGATAAGCAAGGGCAGTCGTTTGGTAGTGGTCGTCAACGGAAACAAAGAACCCTTTACGGAAATAAATTATGGAACGGGAAAAAATGTCAGCGAAGAAACCATCAATGATGCGAAAGAGCCTTTGATCATTAAATGGTATGGGGATGGTTATATTGAAATACCGTTAAGGATAGATAAGTAATACGATTGGAAATGTAGGTGATCAATATACAGGGGTGCCAAAAATAAAAAGGAGCTATTTTTAATAGCTCCTTTTCTGTGACCGCGGCAGGATTCAAACCTCATTCCGCAAGCCCTATATTTAAAGGATTTTAAGACCTTACAAAAACTGTTGACCGAATTACTGTCTTTTAATTTGGTCGTAATTCTTGATGATTCAACTTTCGATATAAAGATAATAATTTTAAATGTTTGAAATAACCTCAAACAAGAGTAAGCCCATTTTGAAATAATTAGAATCCTGATAAGTCATTGGTCAGTTTTGAAGCCCTGAGTCTTACCTTCAACTTTTGCAATTGGTCTCTATCGGTTTTTTGTAGTGTTTGGAAAGATAAGTTCAATCAACATCTCCTAATAAAAAAACTGAATTTATTGATGGCTTGGCACACCAAAGAAAGGTATTTGGGTTTTCACGCTCGCGTGAAAAAACGAATAGCAAGAGGGTGATGCGCAATTTGCGCTATCACAGTTGTTTTAGGGTTTTCAACACATTGAAAACCAGTTAATTGAAATGATTTTGGAATACTATACCCAAACCGGGGTTACAGTAGATTTTTCCGAAATCTACAGTAAATCCTTTGGGAAGCCCTATAAACATTGGAAATTTTTGACGAAAAAATTGACGCAATTTGACGAAAAATCAAAATTGGGCCTATGGAAAAGCAATCTAAAGCTTAAAATAACGGGAGGGAAGGTTGGAAAGATATAAACTTAAAGGCATAGATTTTTGGATTCCAAAACGCGATGAGAAGAACATATCCTATGAATAGAAAAAGTTGCCTCGCTCAGTAAATTAGTTTGGCAAGATTTGGGGCTTGCAGCACTTCACTCCGTTTCGTTCGCTTTTATATCGATTTCTATTTCAAGACCAGGTTTTTTAGGCACCGTTTTATTGAACTTTCACTCTTAAACAAGTTCATTGATTCTAAGGAGTTTACTTTTTCGGTACACTTAATTGGTTTCCCATTTAGACCCTTTATTACCCCTATAATAAAGTTCTATTTCTCAATACAGATTGACTGTTTTAACCTCTTTTCATCGAAAACCCAATTTTTTATAAATGGAATTTTCCTACATTTATAAAAATCCTATTGAACGATTCCAGTATTAGCTGATCACACATCAATTTTAT
It includes:
- a CDS encoding sensor histidine kinase, encoding MGLSLYWKCQLIGWGVVSLLWLYIALDRDQFTVSHAMINYVLDVSICIGLTHAYRIIALHFKWYQMGIRPLLKKLIPSIFVLAVLFMQLMNLKTSAYIYLVNEVNVFVENILVWNPVLITGLRHMAIWVLAYHAYHFYMREVNTTKVNAQLTIKAKQTQLDNLSAQLNPHFLFNSLNSIKALVVENPTGARRAIDLLSDLLRTSLYDKEHLTISIAEEMALVNDYVELEKLRFEERLTINMNLDKSLDKVKIPPLSIQLLVENAIKHGVDKQIQGGTVDISVQKKEGYVVVQVKNPGVFLKGEDAGVGLKNLSERLLLQYDGLAKIEIETPSENVVLATLLIPIEK
- a CDS encoding LytR/AlgR family response regulator transcription factor, with the translated sequence MGNYRTLIIDDERLAREEVRRALEHYPEFTIIGEANNVEVAKVLVEKEQPDLIFLDIHMPGKSGFDLLEELGTVPEVVFTTAYDQYAVQAFEVNALDYLVKPLREERFAKTIEKVKLEFKKQEEEQKVPLASHQKIFIKDGEKVYFIALAEVSLIESMDNYARLYFGDEKPMIKRSLNQLEKRLDPDIFFRANRSQIINTEYIKEIQPYFNHKLRLVLTTGEIVDLSSRQSVSFKKRNSL
- a CDS encoding CocE/NonD family hydrolase → MKKSISLIAFGIAIVLVFFASCKEQNQVRPPRIITENNLSYLVQDSILIPTADGANIHAVIVRNSELEEPAPTILFHTIYARKNDLDRAKMAADHGYIGVVSYTRGKGLSPDSIVPYKYEAKDAYEVIDWISKQDWSNQKVGMYGGSYVGFTQWAAVKHKVHPALKTIVPSVSAAPGIAEPMENGIHWNFHYPWNHYVSNNKYLDTTLYNNWQRWNNLNMKWFETGVAYKAMDSLDGLPNPQFRERLLHPTYDDYWQNMMPYKEEFAHINIPVLATTGYYDGGQVGTQYYLKEHTKFNTNAAHYLVIGPYTHFGAQEKPNSHIMGYDIDPVAQIDITSLIFEWFDHILKGKAKPALLQDKINYQVMGANKWGHAPSLQAMATDTLKYYVGNGRSGVTFASLFGTGNNDKDEHYTLSQQPLDSSEYLEQVIDFTDRSNRTWNSSGWRAIVADSLMVGGGFSFITQPFESDVELNGSFGGEISVSINKKDFDYTVVLFEQTPDGKFFALTLPYKARASFAHSLEKRQLLIPNKKTKLPFGIVRITSKKISKGSRLVVVVNGNKEPFTEINYGTGKNVSEETINDAKEPLIIKWYGDGYIEIPLRIDK